In Enterobacter sp. 638, a single window of DNA contains:
- a CDS encoding multifunctional CCA addition/repair protein, giving the protein MKIYLVGGAVRDALLGLPVKDKDWVVVGATPEEMLNAGYQQVGRDFPVFLHPKTREEYALARTERKAGLGYTGFTCYAAPDVTLEQDLLRRDLTINALAQDDEGHIIDAYGGKRDLQNRLLRHVSPAFSEDPLRVLRVARFAARYAHLSFRIADETLALMTAMTAAGELEHLTPERVWKETENALTTRNPQVFFQVLRDCGALKVLFPEIDALFGVPAPAKWHPEIDTGIHTLMTLSMAAMLSPEVDVRFATLCHDLGKGLTPKEFWPRHHGHGPAGVKLVEGICQRLRVPNDIRDLAKLVAEFHDLIHTFPILKPATIVKLFDNIDAWRKPQRVEQIALTSEADVRGRTGFEACDYSQGRLLREAWEIAKAVPTKDVVEAGFKGPEIREELTKRRVQAVADWKEKRCPQPKD; this is encoded by the coding sequence GTGAAGATTTATCTGGTCGGTGGTGCGGTACGTGATGCGTTGTTGGGTCTGCCGGTCAAAGATAAAGACTGGGTTGTGGTTGGTGCCACACCAGAAGAGATGCTTAACGCGGGCTATCAGCAGGTAGGCCGCGATTTCCCCGTGTTTCTTCACCCAAAAACCCGCGAAGAGTACGCCCTGGCGCGAACGGAACGTAAAGCCGGTTTGGGTTATACCGGTTTTACGTGCTACGCCGCGCCGGACGTCACGCTTGAGCAAGATTTGTTGCGCCGCGATCTCACCATCAACGCGCTGGCGCAAGATGATGAAGGCCATATCATCGATGCGTACGGCGGTAAGCGCGATCTGCAAAACCGCCTTCTGCGTCACGTCTCCCCGGCTTTTTCTGAAGATCCGCTACGCGTTCTGCGCGTCGCGCGATTTGCTGCGCGTTATGCCCACCTGAGCTTTCGCATTGCCGATGAAACCCTGGCGCTGATGACCGCGATGACCGCGGCAGGCGAGCTGGAACACCTCACGCCAGAACGCGTGTGGAAAGAGACGGAAAATGCCCTGACGACGCGCAATCCGCAGGTCTTTTTCCAGGTGCTTCGCGACTGTGGCGCGTTGAAAGTGCTGTTCCCGGAAATCGACGCGCTGTTTGGCGTGCCTGCGCCCGCGAAGTGGCATCCGGAAATTGATACCGGTATTCACACGCTAATGACGCTCAGCATGGCCGCAATGCTCAGCCCGGAAGTGGACGTGCGCTTTGCCACACTGTGTCACGATTTGGGCAAAGGCTTAACGCCAAAAGAGTTTTGGCCGCGCCACCACGGACACGGCCCGGCGGGCGTAAAACTGGTTGAAGGGATTTGCCAGCGCCTGCGCGTGCCAAACGACATTCGAGACCTGGCTAAGCTGGTCGCTGAATTCCACGATTTAATTCATACCTTCCCGATTCTGAAACCCGCCACTATCGTGAAGTTGTTCGATAACATCGACGCCTGGCGCAAGCCGCAGCGCGTGGAGCAAATTGCGCTGACCAGCGAAGCAGACGTGCGCGGACGCACCGGGTTTGAAGCCTGCGATTATTCACAAGGACGTTTACTGCGTGAAGCGTGGGAAATCGCCAAAGCCGTGCCGACGAAAGACGTGGTTGAAGCCGGGTTTAAAGGGCCAGAGATTCGGGAAGAGTTAACGAAAAGACGCGTGCAGGCCGTTGCAGACTGGAAGGAAAAGCGTTGCCCTCAGCCGAAAGACTGA
- the bacA gene encoding undecaprenyl-diphosphate phosphatase, with protein MSDMHSLLVAAILGVVEGLTEFLPVSSTGHMIIVGHLLGFEGETAKTFEVVIQLGSILAVVVMFWRRLFGLIGIHFGRPPQHEGEGKGRLTLIHILLGMVPAVVLGLIFHDAIKSLFNPINVMYALVVGGVLLIAAELLKPKEPKAPGLDDMTYRQAFMIGCFQCLALWPGFSRSGATISGGMLMGVSRYAASEFSFLLAVPMMMGATALDLYKSYHFLTAADFPMFAVGFVTAFLVALVAIKTFLQLIKRISFIPFAIYRFIVAAAVYVVFF; from the coding sequence ATGAGCGATATGCACTCGCTGCTGGTGGCGGCAATATTGGGTGTGGTCGAAGGATTGACGGAGTTTTTGCCGGTTTCCAGTACCGGGCACATGATCATCGTCGGTCATTTGCTGGGCTTTGAGGGAGAGACAGCCAAAACATTCGAAGTGGTCATTCAGTTAGGTTCTATCCTGGCCGTGGTGGTGATGTTCTGGCGACGCCTGTTTGGCCTCATCGGCATTCATTTTGGTCGTCCGCCGCAGCACGAAGGCGAAGGGAAAGGCCGTCTGACGCTCATTCATATCCTGCTGGGTATGGTGCCAGCCGTCGTGCTGGGGCTGATTTTCCACGACGCTATCAAATCGCTGTTTAACCCTATCAACGTGATGTACGCGCTGGTAGTGGGCGGTGTGCTGCTGATAGCCGCAGAACTGCTGAAACCAAAAGAGCCGAAAGCGCCGGGTCTGGACGACATGACCTATCGTCAGGCGTTTATGATTGGTTGCTTCCAGTGTCTGGCGCTGTGGCCGGGCTTTTCGCGTTCGGGCGCAACTATTTCCGGCGGGATGCTGATGGGCGTGAGCCGCTATGCGGCCTCGGAATTCTCATTCCTGCTGGCGGTGCCAATGATGATGGGTGCCACCGCACTGGATCTCTATAAGAGCTATCACTTCCTGACGGCGGCGGATTTCCCTATGTTCGCCGTGGGCTTTGTGACCGCGTTCCTCGTGGCGCTGGTGGCGATTAAAACCTTCCTGCAGCTCATCAAACGTATCTCGTTCATTCCGTTTGCTATCTACCGCTTTATCGTCGCGGCAGCTGTGTACGTGGTCTTCTTCTGA
- the folB gene encoding bifunctional dihydroneopterin aldolase/7,8-dihydroneopterin epimerase, whose product MDIVFIEQLSVITTIGVYDWEQTIEQKLVFDIEMGWDNRLSAKSDDVKDCLSYADISETVVKHVEGQRFALVERVAEEVADLLLSRFNSPWVRIKLSKPGAVARATNVGVIIERSQNLKGNN is encoded by the coding sequence ATGGATATTGTATTTATAGAGCAACTTTCGGTAATCACCACAATTGGTGTTTACGACTGGGAACAGACCATCGAGCAGAAGCTGGTGTTCGATATCGAAATGGGCTGGGATAACCGCCTCTCCGCCAAAAGTGACGATGTAAAAGATTGCCTGAGCTATGCGGATATCAGCGAAACGGTCGTGAAGCATGTCGAAGGGCAGCGTTTCGCGCTGGTGGAGCGCGTGGCCGAAGAGGTGGCGGATCTGCTGTTAAGCCGGTTCAATTCACCCTGGGTGCGCATCAAGCTCAGCAAGCCTGGCGCAGTGGCACGCGCGACAAACGTCGGCGTGATCATCGAGCGTAGCCAAAATCTTAAAGGCAACAATTAA
- the plsY gene encoding glycerol-3-phosphate 1-O-acyltransferase PlsY, whose amino-acid sequence MSAIAPGMIFLAYLCGSISSAILVCRIAGLPDPRVSGSGNPGATNVLRIGGKRAAVAVLVFDVLKGMLPVWGAYMLGVTPFWLGLIAIAACVGHIWPVFFHFKGGKGVATAFGAIAPIGWDLTGVMAGTWLLSVLLSGYSSLGAIVSALIAPFYVWWFKPQFTFPVSMLSCLILLRHHDNIQRLWRRQETKIWTKLKKKKAPK is encoded by the coding sequence ATGAGTGCAATCGCGCCTGGAATGATCTTCCTCGCTTACCTTTGCGGCTCCATCTCCAGCGCCATTCTGGTCTGCCGCATCGCCGGATTACCTGACCCGCGCGTCAGTGGTTCCGGGAATCCGGGGGCGACCAATGTACTTCGAATTGGCGGCAAGAGAGCAGCCGTAGCGGTTTTGGTTTTTGATGTTCTGAAAGGGATGCTTCCCGTCTGGGGCGCATACATGCTGGGCGTCACGCCGTTCTGGCTGGGGCTTATCGCTATCGCCGCCTGCGTGGGCCATATCTGGCCTGTTTTCTTCCATTTTAAAGGTGGCAAAGGCGTTGCAACGGCCTTTGGTGCTATCGCGCCCATTGGCTGGGATTTAACCGGCGTGATGGCGGGAACCTGGCTTTTAAGCGTCTTACTGAGCGGCTATTCCTCGCTCGGCGCGATTGTCAGCGCGCTTATCGCCCCGTTCTACGTCTGGTGGTTTAAACCCCAGTTCACTTTCCCCGTTTCGATGCTCTCTTGCCTTATCCTGCTGCGCCATCACGACAATATTCAGCGTCTGTGGCGTCGCCAGGAAACTAAAATCTGGACTAAGTTAAAAAAGAAAAAAGCACCGAAATAA
- a CDS encoding urease accessory protein UreD: MQGTPAKKHTHGWQASLALQFCHTPEKTVLHSARHVGPLTVQRPFYPEEETCHLYLLHPPGGIVGGDELNISVQLDPNSHALITMPGAGKFYRSSGPLARLNQHFFLEENATLEWLPQDTIFFPGANAVLQSVFHLHHSSRLLAWELFCLGRPVINETFSHGTIESRLEVWLDDEPLLIERQHLADGDLTTVANHPWIGTLLCYPASDALLEGVREKLVTLDNFAGATLTDGLLSIRFLSHDNLICQRAMREIWQCLRPHVIAKTPHPPRIWQT, from the coding sequence TTGCAGGGCACACCAGCAAAAAAGCACACCCACGGCTGGCAGGCTTCGCTCGCGTTGCAGTTTTGTCACACCCCTGAAAAAACGGTTCTGCACTCGGCGCGACACGTCGGTCCCCTCACCGTTCAACGCCCGTTTTATCCCGAAGAAGAGACCTGCCACCTTTACCTTTTGCATCCCCCGGGCGGCATTGTGGGTGGCGATGAACTCAACATTTCCGTTCAGCTTGATCCAAACAGCCATGCGCTTATCACCATGCCCGGCGCCGGCAAGTTCTACCGCAGCAGCGGTCCGCTGGCGCGGCTGAATCAGCACTTCTTTCTGGAAGAGAACGCCACGCTGGAATGGCTGCCGCAGGACACGATTTTTTTCCCCGGCGCTAACGCCGTGCTGCAATCCGTTTTTCACCTGCATCATTCCAGCCGGCTACTGGCCTGGGAGCTGTTCTGCCTGGGCCGTCCGGTGATCAACGAAACCTTTAGTCACGGCACCATTGAAAGCCGGCTGGAGGTGTGGCTGGACGATGAACCGCTGTTAATTGAGCGCCAGCATCTTGCCGACGGCGATCTCACGACCGTAGCCAATCACCCGTGGATCGGTACGCTGCTCTGCTATCCGGCCAGTGACGCACTGCTGGAAGGCGTGCGGGAAAAACTCGTCACGCTGGATAATTTTGCGGGCGCGACGCTCACCGATGGCCTGCTATCGATACGCTTTCTTTCGCACGACAACCTGATTTGCCAGCGGGCAATGCGTGAAATCTGGCAGTGTCTTCGCCCGCACGTCATCGCTAAAACGCCCCACCCGCCTCGAATCTGGCAGACCTGA
- a CDS encoding urease subunit gamma, whose translation MELTPREKDKLLLFTAALVAERRLARGVTLNYPESVALISAFIMEGARDGQTVAELMEAGRHVLTRAQVMEGVPEMIPDIQVEATFPDGSKLVTVHNPIV comes from the coding sequence ATGGAACTGACCCCAAGAGAAAAAGACAAGCTGTTGCTGTTTACCGCCGCGCTGGTCGCGGAACGTCGCCTGGCCCGTGGCGTCACGCTTAACTACCCGGAATCGGTCGCGCTGATCAGCGCCTTCATTATGGAAGGTGCCCGTGACGGACAAACCGTGGCGGAACTCATGGAAGCCGGTCGTCATGTGCTGACGCGCGCGCAGGTGATGGAAGGCGTGCCGGAAATGATCCCGGATATTCAGGTGGAAGCCACGTTTCCGGATGGTTCAAAGCTCGTCACCGTTCACAATCCGATCGTATAG